One window from the genome of Ovis canadensis isolate MfBH-ARS-UI-01 breed Bighorn chromosome 21, ARS-UI_OviCan_v2, whole genome shotgun sequence encodes:
- the SIPA1 gene encoding signal-induced proliferation-associated protein 1, whose translation MWAGGGVGSPRRGPAPAPTDDLFARKLRQPARPPLTPHTFEPRPTRGPLVRSGSDAGEARPPTPASPRARAHSHEDASRPAAPPARFFDPLALLGLPAEEPEPEFPPVPEPRCFAHYDVQSLLFDWSPRPRGPGAQAEASSGTPATAQDQTASSDLLLEAPGFVSELGGEGELGLGGLVSPPVPPSLPNAAVSVLEEPQNRTSAYSLEHADLGAGYYRKYFYGKEHQNFFGLDEALGPVAVSLRREEKDSSGGGTVHSYRIIVRTTQLRTLRGTISEDALPPGPPRGLSPRKLLEHVAPRLSPTCLRLGSASPKVPRTLLTLDEQVLSFQRKVGILYCRAGQGSEEEMYNNQEAGPAFMQFLTLLGDVVRLKGFESYRAQLDTKTDSTGTHSVYTTYQDHEIMFHVSTMLPYTPNNQQQLLRKRHIGNDIVTIVFQEPGSKPFCPTTIRSHFQHIFLVVRAEAPCTPHTSYRVAVSRTQDTPAFGPALPPGGGPFAANSDFRALLLAKALNGEQAAGHARQFHAMATRTRQQYLQDLATNEVTTTSLDSASRFGLPSLGGRRRAAPRGPGAELQAAGALVWGVRAAPGARGAAGAEAGGPDGGEVPCLLGISAEALVLVAPRDGRVVFNCACRDVLAWTFSEQRLDLYYGRGEAITLRFDGPPGQAVGEVVARLQLVSRGCETRELALPRDGQGRLGFEVDAAGFITHVERFTFAETTGLRPGARLLRVCGQTLPSLGPEAAAQLLRSAPKVCVTVLPPDDSGRPRRSFSELYTLSLQEPSRRGAMEPVQDEAPAEALLPDTKQLLQVCLNDSGGPPGPGDLAEERTEFLHSQNPPSPCSSDEAPVLPNTTPDLLLATTAKPAAPSAGRETPPAQDGRGSPSGFEDKDEPAPELRASFLPRTLSLRNSISKIMSEAGSETLEDEWQSISEIASTCNTILESLSREGQPIPESRDAKGTPKSDAEPEPRSLSEKVSHLESMLRKLQDDLQKEKADRAALEEEVRNLRHNNRRLQAESESAATRLLLASKQLGSPATDLA comes from the exons ATGTGGGCCGGCGGCGGCGTGGGGAGCCCTCGGCGGGGCCCGGCCCCTGCACCCACCGATGACCTCTTCGCCCGCAAGCTGCGCCAGCCGGCCCGGCCCCCGCTGACGCCGCACACCTTCGAGCCCAGGCCGACCCGGGGCCCGCTTGTGCGCAGCGGCAGCGATGCAGGCGAGGCCCGGCCTCCGACGCCAGCCAGCCCTCGTGCCCGCGCCCACAGCCACGAGGACGCCAGCCGCCCTGCCGCGCCCCCGGCCCGGTTCTTCGACCCGCTGGCACTGCTGGGGCTGCCGGCGGAGGAGCCGGAGCCTGAGTTCCCGCCGGTGCCTGAGCCGCGCTGCTTCGCCCACTACGACGTGCAGAGCCTGCTCTTTGACTGGTCTCCGAGGCCCCGGGGACCGGGGGCGCAGGCGGAGGCCAGCTCTGGGACCCCCGCCACGGCTCAGGACCAGACCGCTAGCTCAGACCTGCTGCTCGAGGCGCCTGGCTTTGTGAGCGAGCTCGGGGGCGAAGGCGAGCTGGGCCTGGGGGGACTGGTGTCTCCACCTGTGCCCCCGTCACTGCCCAATGCGGCCGTCTCCGTCCTGGAGGAGCCGCAGAACCGAACCTCTGCCTACAGCCTGGAGCACGCAGACCTGGGCGCCGGCTACTACCGCAAGTACTTCTACGGCAAAG AACACCAGAACTTCTTCGGCCTGGACGAGGCGCTGGGCCCGGTGGCAGTGAGCCTGcggcgggaggagaaggacagCAGCGGAGGGGGTACTGTGCACAGCTACCGCATCATCGTGCGGACCACGCAG CTCCGGACCCTCCGAGGCACCATCTCAGAGGACGCGCTGCCACCAGGGCCCCCCCGAGGCCTGTCCCCGAGGAAGCTTCTAGAGCATGTGGCCCCGCGGCTGAGCCCCACCTGCCTACGCCTGGGCTCAGCTTCACCCAAGGTGCCTCGCACGCTGCTCACGCTGGACGAGCAAGTG CTGAGCTTCCAGCGTAAGGTGGGCATCCTGTACTGCCGGGCGGGCCAGGGCTCAGAGGAGGAGATGTACAACAACCAGGAGGCAGGACCCGCCTTCATGCAGTTCCTCACCCTACTGGGCGACGTGGTTCGGCTCAAAGGCTTTGAGAGCTACCGGGCCCAGCTGGACACCAAAA CGGATTCCACAGGCACACACTCCGTCTACACCACATACCAGGACCATGAGATCATGTTCCACGTATCCACGATGCTGCCGTACACCCCCAATAACCAGCAGCAG CTCCTGCGGAAGCGCCACATCGGCAACGACATTGTGACCATCGTGTTCCAGGAACCGGGCAGCAAGCCCTTCTGCCCCACCACCATCCGCTCCCACTTCCAGCACATATTCCTAGTGGTGCGGGCGGAGGCGCCCTGCACTCCACACACCTCCTACAG gGTGGCCGTGAGCCGCACCCAGGACACGCCAGCCTTCGGGCCAGCTCTGCCGCCTGGCGGAGGGCCCTTCGCGGCCAACAGCGACTTCCGGGCCCTCCTGCTGGCCAAGGCGCTCAATGGCGAGCAGGCGGCGGGCCACGCACGCCAGTTCCACGCCATGGCCACGCGCACACGCCAGCAGTACCTGCAGGACCTGGCCACCAACGAGGTGACCACCACGTCGCTGGACTCTGCGTCCCGCTTCGGCCTGCCTTCCCTGGGCGGGAGACGGCGGGCAGCCCCCCGGGGTCCAGGTGCTGAGCTGCAGGCGGCAGGCGCACTGGTGTGGGGCGTGCGCGCGGCGcccggggcgcggggcgcggcgggAGCCGAGGCAGGCGGCCCCGACGGCGGCGAGGTGCCCTGTCTGCTAGGCATCTCTGCTGAGGCGCTGGTGCTAGTGGCGCCGCGCGACGGCCGGGTAGTGTTCAACTGCGCCTGTCGCGACGTGCTGGCCTGGACCTTCTCCGAGCAGCGGCTCGACCTGTACTACGGCCGCGGGGAGGCGATCACGCTGCGGTTCGACGGGCCCCCTGGCCAAGCCGTTGGCGAGGTCGTGGCGCGCCTGCAG CTGGTGAGCCGCGGCTGCGAGACCCGCGAGCTGGCGCTGCCCCGCGACGGCCAAGGCCGCCTGGGCTTCGAGGTGGACGCCGCCGGCTTCATCACGCACGTGGAGCGCTTCACGTTCGCGGAGACGACCGGGCTGCGGCCTGGGGCGCGCCTGCTGCGCGTGTGCGGCCAGACGCTGCCCAGCCTCGGCCCCGAGGCCGCTGCCCAGCTGCTGCGCTCGGCGCCCAAAGTCTGCGTCACCGTCCTGCCCCCCGACGACAGCGGCCGGCCCCGCAG GAGCTTCTCGGAGCTGTATACACTGTCTCTGCAGGAGCCTAGCCGGCGGGGGGCTATGGAGCCAGTGCAGGATGAGGCCCCCGCTGAGGCCCTACTGCCCGACACGAAGCAGCTGCTGCAAGTCTGCCTGAATGACAGCGGCGGTCCTCCAGGGCCTGGGGACCTGGCGGAGGAGAGGACCGAGTTCCTGCACAGCCAGAACCCACCATCACCCTGCAG CTCCGATGAGGCCCCAGTCCTGCCCAACACCACCCCGGacctcctcctggccaccacggCCAAGCCGGCAGCACCCAGTGCGGGTAGGGAGACACCCCCCGCTCAG GACGGGCGAGGCAGCCCCAGTGGCTTTGAGGACAAGGACGAACCAGCCCCAGAGCTGAGGGCCTCTTTTTTGCCACGAACCTTGTCTCTGAGGAACTCTATCAGCAAAA TCATGTCTGAGGCGGGCAGCGAGACCCTGGAAGACGAGTGGCAGTCCATCTCGGAGATTGCCTCCACTTGCAACACCATCCTGGAGTCGCTCTCCCGGGAGG GACAGCCCATCCCCGAGAGCAGAGACGCCAAGGGAACTCCAAAGTCTGATGCTGA GCCAGAACCCAGGAGCCTGTCCGAGAAGGTCTCTCACCTGGAGTCCATGCTCAGAAAGCTGCAGGACGACCTGCAGAAG GAGAAGGCAGACAGGgcggccctggaggaggaggtgcgGAACCTGCGGCACAACAACCGGCGGCTGCAGGCCGAGTCAGAGAGCGCGGCCACCCGCCTGCTCTTGGCCTCCAAGCAGCTGGGCTCCCCGGCCACCGACCTGGCCTGA